A genome region from Arachidicoccus soli includes the following:
- the rplS gene encoding 50S ribosomal protein L19, with protein MNIAVKYVQEQLTAVKEFPKFKAGDNISVNYKIVEGGKERIQSFRGDVLKIQGNGATATFTVRKISNSVGVERTFPISSPNIDSIVLNKVGKVRRAKLYFLRERSGKSARIKEKRFTH; from the coding sequence ATGAACATAGCAGTGAAATATGTGCAAGAGCAATTGACAGCGGTTAAAGAATTTCCGAAATTCAAAGCCGGTGACAATATTTCTGTAAACTATAAAATTGTAGAAGGTGGCAAGGAACGTATCCAAAGCTTCCGTGGCGATGTATTGAAAATACAAGGAAATGGTGCAACAGCAACTTTTACCGTACGCAAAATCTCTAACAGCGTAGGTGTTGAAAGAACTTTTCCCATCTCTTCTCCTAATATCGATTCTATTGTTTTAAATAAAGTAGGTAAAGTACGTCGTGCTAAATTGTACTTTCTTCGTGAACGTAGCGGTAAAAGTGCGAGAATTAAAGAAAAACGCTTTACGCACTAG
- the msrB gene encoding peptide-methionine (R)-S-oxide reductase MsrB, producing MKEKKNQPHHLATGSEKVEKPDDEWKKLLPPELYHVAREKGTERPFTSQYNKHYEIGRYLCAACGNPLFQSDAKFDSSCGWPSFFKPITEEALVYSKDNSFGMQRIEVTCGRCHAHLGHVFEDGPPPSGLRYCINGVVLDFEKAQNTAEE from the coding sequence ATGAAAGAGAAAAAAAATCAACCTCATCACCTTGCAACAGGTTCAGAAAAAGTAGAGAAACCCGATGACGAATGGAAAAAGTTATTGCCTCCCGAGTTATATCATGTTGCCCGGGAAAAGGGCACGGAAAGGCCATTCACCAGTCAATATAACAAGCATTATGAAATAGGAAGGTATTTATGTGCCGCATGTGGAAATCCTTTATTTCAAAGCGATGCTAAGTTTGATAGTAGTTGTGGCTGGCCCAGTTTCTTTAAGCCTATTACCGAAGAGGCTTTGGTATACTCAAAGGATAATAGTTTTGGTATGCAACGCATAGAAGTAACATGTGGTCGTTGTCATGCTCATTTAGGTCATGTATTTGAAGACGGCCCCCCTCCCAGTGGCTTGCGTTATTGTATTAATGGAGTCGTTTTAGATTTTGAAAAAGCACAAAACACAGCAGAAGAATAG
- the ctlX gene encoding citrulline utilization hydrolase CtlX yields MAQLAYKVLMVRPASFGFNTETAVNNAFQGKETRLSPQEIAQKAIAEFDKAVEILRAQQIEVLVIQDTEKPPKPDAVFPNNWFCTLPTGKIVLFPMFAPNRREEKRDDILQQLMGDFKVRDVEDWSEFEAENFFLEGTGSMIFDHENMVVYACISSRTHKSLFEKFAHAHGYQPIHFLSKDEKNIPIYHTNVMMHIGESYAVICLDSIKNKTERIYVSQQLTESGHEIIPITQEQVRHFAGNMMQVKNKNGKKYTILSQTAFDALSTEQKDIFAFHTQLLPIPIETIETFGGGSARCMVAEIFLQK; encoded by the coding sequence ATGGCACAATTGGCCTATAAAGTACTGATGGTTCGGCCGGCAAGTTTTGGCTTTAATACTGAAACAGCCGTGAACAATGCTTTTCAAGGGAAAGAAACACGATTATCTCCCCAGGAAATTGCACAAAAAGCAATTGCAGAGTTTGATAAAGCAGTAGAAATACTGCGTGCTCAACAAATAGAAGTCTTGGTTATACAGGATACAGAAAAGCCTCCTAAACCTGATGCAGTTTTTCCCAATAATTGGTTTTGCACACTGCCTACTGGGAAAATAGTACTATTTCCGATGTTTGCGCCCAATCGAAGGGAAGAAAAACGTGACGACATTTTGCAGCAATTAATGGGAGATTTTAAAGTAAGGGATGTGGAAGACTGGAGTGAGTTTGAAGCAGAGAATTTTTTTCTGGAAGGGACTGGTAGTATGATCTTCGACCATGAGAATATGGTTGTTTATGCCTGTATTTCTTCACGCACACATAAGTCTTTGTTTGAGAAGTTTGCCCACGCACATGGTTATCAACCCATTCATTTTCTTTCCAAAGATGAAAAAAATATCCCCATTTATCATACCAATGTAATGATGCATATTGGAGAAAGCTATGCCGTAATCTGTTTGGATTCTATAAAGAATAAAACAGAGCGGATTTACGTTTCGCAGCAACTTACAGAATCGGGACACGAAATCATTCCAATAACACAGGAACAAGTGCGGCATTTTGCAGGTAATATGATGCAAGTAAAAAATAAGAACGGCAAAAAATATACTATTTTAAGTCAAACAGCATTTGATGCATTAAGCACAGAACAGAAAGATATTTTTGCATTTCATACGCAATTATTACCCATCCCTATTGAAACCATAGAAACATTCGGAGGTGGGAGCGCAAGGTGCATGGTGGCTGAAATCTTTTTACAGAAATAA
- a CDS encoding arginine deiminase family protein, translated as MFSNEKIHVETEIGKLRKLIIHSPDGGIGKVVPAKFKEWLYDDTVHLSQMRKEYNQYVKLLLYFLDKDKAEYVAEMEIRQAAKHQQDCYKPDNDAYFKSTKVLDTQYLLSQILEKDHVRQRIIAAVCAWEGSSAKTEKKLYQIDKSTELAKTLITGIINNDKGSNDFIFAPLPNFIFTRDIAIAINNHLLLSNAATSARERESLLMKFIGQYGLFKRDEEKLIEISEPSNFFLLSEEEQITEKVSLEGGDVMMIAPKHLLIGCSERTTASGVNEVIHNILSDSSTGIEKISVIKIPQHRAMMHIDTVFTQVRKDTWVLFGQFSEKVMTPENRSRYEYGKRFLHSEAAQSGFKIEVLRYYKPLSTPYMANTNYELDISDRVFGLESLLRNISIEDFGIPEDKVTIIYSGNNQFPYDEREQWTDSCNLLALKEGVVVGYDRNEYTINSFKENGFAVKRAETLFAEFASNNLTPADIENTLILLPSAELSRARGGAHCMSMPLHRDIL; from the coding sequence ATGTTTTCAAATGAAAAAATACATGTAGAAACAGAAATTGGAAAACTCCGGAAACTTATTATCCATAGCCCCGATGGAGGCATCGGTAAAGTGGTTCCTGCAAAATTTAAAGAATGGCTGTACGATGATACAGTACATCTCTCACAAATGCGAAAGGAATACAATCAATATGTGAAGTTATTATTATATTTTTTAGACAAAGACAAAGCGGAATACGTGGCGGAAATGGAAATAAGACAAGCAGCCAAACATCAACAAGATTGCTACAAACCAGACAACGATGCTTATTTTAAAAGTACTAAAGTACTGGATACACAATACTTGCTTTCGCAAATTTTAGAAAAAGATCATGTCCGTCAACGCATAATTGCTGCCGTATGTGCCTGGGAAGGCAGTAGTGCAAAAACTGAAAAAAAACTATACCAGATAGATAAATCTACCGAGCTTGCTAAAACTTTGATTACAGGTATTATCAATAACGATAAAGGTTCCAACGATTTTATATTTGCCCCATTACCCAACTTTATCTTTACAAGAGATATTGCCATTGCAATCAATAACCATTTATTACTCAGTAATGCAGCCACATCTGCTCGAGAAAGAGAATCTTTGTTGATGAAATTCATAGGCCAATACGGTTTGTTTAAAAGAGACGAAGAGAAACTTATTGAGATCTCAGAGCCTAGTAATTTCTTCTTGTTAAGTGAAGAAGAACAGATAACAGAAAAAGTTAGTCTGGAAGGCGGGGATGTAATGATGATTGCACCTAAACATTTACTAATTGGTTGTAGTGAGCGTACAACAGCTTCAGGCGTCAATGAAGTAATCCATAATATTCTCTCCGATAGCAGCACCGGAATAGAAAAAATATCCGTCATAAAGATACCGCAGCACCGCGCGATGATGCATATTGATACTGTTTTCACTCAGGTACGCAAAGATACATGGGTGCTTTTTGGCCAATTCTCAGAAAAGGTAATGACACCAGAAAACAGAAGCCGCTACGAATATGGCAAAAGGTTTTTACACTCTGAGGCAGCACAGTCAGGATTCAAAATTGAAGTGTTGCGCTACTACAAACCTTTGTCCACGCCCTACATGGCTAATACAAATTATGAACTGGACATTTCTGATAGAGTTTTTGGGTTGGAGTCTTTGCTGCGCAACATAAGTATAGAAGATTTCGGTATTCCCGAAGACAAGGTAACCATTATTTATAGCGGCAACAATCAATTTCCATACGATGAGCGCGAACAGTGGACCGATTCATGCAACTTACTTGCGCTAAAAGAAGGTGTAGTCGTGGGTTATGATCGAAACGAATATACAATAAATAGTTTCAAAGAAAACGGCTTTGCCGTAAAAAGAGCTGAAACATTATTTGCAGAATTTGCTTCCAATAATCTAACACCGGCAGACATAGAAAACACACTTATACTTTTGCCTTCTGCAGAGCTTTCAAGAGCTCGCGGCGGAGCACATTGCATGAGCATGCCTTTACATAGAGACATTCTTTAA
- a CDS encoding IPExxxVDY family protein, producing MKTGKNFLLDISDSYEEFFEETCLIGIVTSNKSYKFCLQANKILDFDFRLNTEIEIILNKKNRNYYFPVYQSDVRHSSIKHYLYDNRNDGEVLLPEFKHIDFIWLIKGVSGINNQLQNMISAINSIQGIQLAIEIDHTILTNKENLIF from the coding sequence ATGAAAACGGGCAAAAATTTCTTACTGGATATTAGTGATTCTTATGAGGAGTTCTTTGAAGAAACATGCCTTATTGGTATCGTTACTTCCAATAAAAGCTATAAATTTTGCCTGCAGGCCAATAAGATATTGGACTTTGACTTTCGCCTGAATACCGAAATAGAAATTATCTTAAATAAGAAAAACAGAAACTATTATTTCCCTGTTTATCAATCAGATGTAAGACATAGCTCTATTAAACATTATTTATACGATAACCGTAACGACGGAGAAGTATTATTACCTGAATTTAAACATATAGATTTTATATGGTTAATAAAAGGCGTTTCAGGAATTAACAATCAGTTGCAAAATATGATTTCGGCTATCAATTCCATACAAGGTATACAATTAGCTATCGAAATAGACCATACCATTCTTACCAATAAGGAGAACCTTATCTTTTAA
- the feoB gene encoding ferrous iron transport protein B, whose translation MSTEKQIIQIALAGNPNSGKTSLFNALTGLNQKVGNFPGVTVDKKTGTASLSPQVQAKVIDLPGTYSLYPRRADEWVAYNVLMNVEKKEQIDMVLLVLDASNLKRNLLFCTQLIDLKYTVVVALTMNDLATKKGIQIDVEELSRELNIPVIPVNPRNNKGIGELKKVIARLAMQPTIPHTKDFIATKDLAEGAITKLQMQVPELNDYMALHYLANYKNLSFSQHKKDIISGIEQEEKFSATKAQADEILQRYTRIRQIMQQFVVEPDPLQKKLFTEKLDDILLHRVWGYLILVAVLFFLFQSIFWLAQYPMDGIDWSFTHLTNWVSGVLPHTWWSDLICNGLLAGLGGIIVFVPQIMILFGLITLLEDTGYMARISFLMDKLMRKVGLNGKSVMPMISGFACAIPGIMSTRNIENKKERLLTIMITPLMSCSARLPVYTILIGLVVPNTYYLGIFSARGLIMMAMYLLGIVMALIVSLVLKWLIKVKEKSFFILELPVYRAPRWKNIGVTMVEKAKVFVLEAGKVIIVISLLIWFLSSYGPSKKMQAVDHKYEVLEMQTPKTNAATLAQINRDFGTEKLENSYAGILGKTIEPVIKPLGYDWKIGIALITSFAAREVFVGTMATLYSVDENNTATLQQKMKNAKRDDGSSVYTIPTAMSLIVFYVLAMQCMSTLAVVKRETKSWKWPIIQFVYMTGLAYLCSFLIFRILI comes from the coding sequence ATGAGTACGGAAAAACAAATTATTCAAATTGCATTAGCGGGCAATCCCAATAGCGGTAAAACCTCTTTATTCAATGCATTAACAGGGCTGAATCAAAAAGTGGGGAACTTTCCTGGTGTAACTGTTGATAAAAAAACAGGAACAGCTTCCTTATCTCCTCAAGTTCAAGCAAAAGTAATTGATCTGCCGGGTACCTATAGCCTTTATCCGCGGCGTGCCGATGAGTGGGTCGCCTATAATGTGCTCATGAATGTGGAGAAAAAAGAGCAAATAGATATGGTATTATTGGTTTTAGATGCCAGTAACCTAAAACGAAATTTGCTTTTCTGCACACAACTCATCGATTTGAAATATACAGTGGTTGTGGCTTTGACCATGAATGACTTGGCTACTAAAAAAGGAATTCAAATTGATGTAGAAGAACTTTCGCGCGAACTGAATATTCCGGTAATACCTGTAAATCCACGTAATAACAAAGGTATTGGTGAGTTGAAGAAAGTTATTGCGCGCTTAGCCATGCAACCTACAATACCACACACCAAAGATTTTATTGCCACTAAAGATTTAGCCGAAGGGGCCATTACAAAGCTACAAATGCAGGTTCCGGAACTTAATGATTATATGGCCTTGCACTATTTAGCAAATTATAAAAATCTTTCTTTCTCTCAACACAAAAAGGATATAATTTCGGGGATTGAGCAAGAAGAGAAGTTTAGTGCTACAAAGGCGCAGGCGGATGAAATCTTGCAGCGTTACACCCGTATTCGTCAGATAATGCAGCAGTTTGTTGTTGAGCCGGATCCCTTGCAAAAGAAGTTATTCACGGAAAAGCTGGACGATATTTTGCTACATCGTGTATGGGGATATTTGATCTTGGTTGCGGTGCTTTTCTTCTTATTTCAAAGTATATTTTGGCTGGCGCAATATCCGATGGATGGTATTGATTGGAGTTTTACACATCTTACTAATTGGGTGAGTGGAGTATTACCGCATACCTGGTGGAGTGATTTAATCTGTAATGGACTTTTAGCTGGTTTGGGAGGCATTATCGTGTTTGTGCCTCAGATAATGATATTATTCGGATTGATTACATTACTGGAAGATACCGGTTATATGGCACGTATTAGTTTCTTGATGGATAAACTTATGCGTAAAGTAGGATTAAATGGGAAAAGTGTTATGCCTATGATTAGCGGTTTTGCCTGTGCCATCCCGGGTATTATGAGTACGAGAAATATTGAAAATAAAAAGGAGCGTTTACTTACCATAATGATTACACCCCTAATGAGTTGTAGTGCGCGTTTACCGGTTTATACTATATTGATTGGGCTGGTAGTGCCTAATACTTATTATCTGGGTATCTTTTCGGCAAGGGGGCTTATTATGATGGCCATGTATTTATTAGGTATAGTGATGGCATTGATTGTAAGCCTGGTATTAAAGTGGCTTATTAAAGTAAAAGAGAAAAGTTTCTTTATACTTGAGTTACCTGTTTATCGTGCACCCAGGTGGAAGAATATCGGGGTTACCATGGTGGAAAAAGCTAAAGTATTTGTTTTAGAAGCAGGAAAGGTGATTATTGTAATTAGCTTATTGATTTGGTTTCTAAGCTCTTATGGCCCAAGTAAAAAAATGCAGGCGGTGGATCATAAATATGAGGTTCTAGAAATGCAGACGCCGAAAACTAACGCAGCAACGTTGGCACAAATAAATAGAGATTTTGGCACAGAAAAATTGGAAAATTCTTATGCCGGAATTTTGGGGAAAACGATTGAACCTGTAATTAAGCCTTTGGGATATGATTGGAAGATAGGAATTGCGCTTATCACCTCTTTTGCTGCGCGAGAAGTTTTTGTGGGGACTATGGCCACTTTGTATAGTGTCGATGAAAATAATACGGCCACGCTTCAGCAGAAAATGAAGAATGCAAAAAGGGATGATGGTAGTTCAGTATATACAATACCTACGGCAATGTCATTGATTGTTTTTTATGTGTTAGCAATGCAGTGTATGAGTACACTTGCGGTGGTGAAGCGTGAGACCAAAAGTTGGAAATGGCCTATTATTCAGTTTGTTTATATGACGGGGCTGGCTTATTTGTGTAGCTTCTTGATTTTTAGAATTTTAATCTAG